The Bacteroidales bacterium DNA segment TTCGCGAAACTTCAAGACCGTTGTAACCATCCAGATATTCGAACAGGTAATCCTGACCTTTCTCCATTTCGGTAAGGGTTCCGGCTTCGATGCCTTTTACATAAACCTTAGCTCTTCTCATTTTCAGCATTTTGTAAATTGTCCATCAGGGGACTTTTCAGAATTATCTTTATGTTCAACACTTTCAAAATCTTCAAAAGGGTAACAAGCCGGACAGATTCTTTCCCCTTCTCCACATCATAGATCACCGTTTTTCCTACACCTGAAAGATCTGCTAACTGCACCCGGCTTAATTTGGCAGCTTTCCTGTGCATCCTTATGGTTTGTGCAAGTTCTTGTGTCTGTTCCATTTTTTACTTCTATAGCGGCAAAATTAATCATTTTATTTAAAGAACTAACCTATTAGTAAATAATTACCGCCAAAGCAGCAAAATATAATGAAATAACTCCTTAGATTGAGCTAAATACCATGAAATACTGCTAAAGCGGTAAAAATGGGATTTGTTTTGAGTAAGATCAGCAAATTAGAGTCAAAGAGATAGCTTTGGCTCAGGCTGGAACATAATCCAAACGATGGAGGATTTGGAGTCTAAAACACAGATTTAAAGATCAATAAGGTAATCCCAAAGGAATCCTCCAAAGGAGTCCTTCGGACCCTTGGGATAAGGTTGGCTTTTTAAAATCATGCTCTCTACTAAGGTTTTTTTAGAAAAAGGTTTTCTTTCACCGAAAAATGACCTTCAAAAGATGAAAACCTTATTTTCATCCTCAAACCTTAGTAGAATTTAGCAGCCATCGGGCATTCCAACCTTATTTCCTTATTTTCAGGGCAAAACGCTGCTAATAATTAAAAAATGAGCATTCACCCCGCAAATGGCTTGTAAATTTCACCACCGTTAATCGTTTGGCGGGTATTTGATTCGATTCACGGGGTGAATAAGATGATAGAGCGATGCTATCGCTTTGCTTAGTTTGCTATTATCCTGATTGATTTTGTCTTATATCCCATGGTCATCCTGCAAACATAAACTCCCGGTTTTACCTTAAGTCCCCGACTGTCAATTCCATCCCAGACAACAGCAGAAGCACCTGCCTCATATCGTTGACTGCCAAAATCACGAATAATTTTCCCGTTGATATCATAAATGGCAAGGTGAACAAGCCCGGGCTCAGCTATTGAGAAATTTACTGAAGTAAAATCGGTAAAGGGGTTTGGATAATTTTCGATGAACAATTCCGGTTCAACTGCAGCAATAGCAAGTTCCACACCGACAGTTGTTGTAACCACATACAGCACAGCAATTCCCCTGCTGGCACAACTGATCCAAAGTTCATAACCGTCATCCACAAGTTTTACTTCAATATCATAAATCTGGGCGTGGGGCAATCCTCCTGTTTGCGTTTGGGGAATGATGCCGAAGTTGGTTCCATCGTACCAGCATAATCCATAAGTTGAGGTAGTTGTACTGCCAAAGTTGGCAAACCATAATCGCCCATCTGGGGTTACAACTAGTGGAGTAATGCTTTCCCCCGGGATTTGCGAATTGGACGGTGAGTAAAATTGATAGGCGCCATTGTTGGCATTCACTTTTGCAAGCCCCTGGTTTGTTCCTACCCATGCGTAACCATCGGGCAGCGGAACTACTGTGTTGAGAAAATCACTTTGCGGGTTAAGTTCCGAAAAATCATCTACCACTTTTGAAAAACTGTAAGTTCCATCAGTCCGCAAAGCCTGATAACCGGAACAAGCCCAAATCGTGCCGGGTCTCGTCGGGTCTACCCCGATGTTTGCACCCCAGCCTAAAAAGGGTACATCAATCCAGGAGTTTCCAGACAAGTATTTGAGGTTGTAGTATTCTCCAATGCTCCACAATCGCCCCTGGGAATCTTCCACCACTCCTTCGGAGCGATCGTTGGGATAATTGAGAGAAGTGTAATTGGTCCCATTCCAGGCATGCAGGTAATTAAACATAGGGTTGACGACGATGTGACCATTTGAAGGTCGTGAGTAGATTACTTCCGTGTTATCGGTCGGAAAAGGAAAAGGGAAACCTAAACCGTAATTGAGTTCGTTGTATCCGATCCATCTTGTTCCGTCGAATTTTTGAAACCCACCCACACCCGGGCCCCCATTGCCGGTCATCCATACATTTCCTTCGGCATCAATGCTGATGTCTTCAACCCAGTAATCAATCTGAGAGGAATTAGTAATCCTGTATCGTTGCCATTGACCGGTTAAAACATCCCTTTTGGCAGCGCCACCAATTCCAGTTGTCCAAATGTTTCCATTATCATCCAGATCAACGGCGTAAGTATAAGCCCCATCTTTCCAGGCGCCTTTGCTTGTCCATGAAACGCCGTTAAAATGCCAAACTTCGCTGTTGCCGTCAACAAGCAAAGCGTTTTGGTTTCCATAGGCTTTGAAGGCCCATATTTCGTTAAGAACTGAGGATACAGGCGGCTGGACCGGAGTTTGCCACTGACCGTTCTGGGTTTGATAATCGAGAAAGTAAAATGGAGCGATAGAGTTGAATCGTATCATCCACAAATTGTTTTGATCATCAACGCAATTATGCCCCGGCGATTTAACAAGCTCGCCCGGATTATAATCGAAAGTAAACAGCGTAAATAGCTGGGCATTACTATCAAAAGCAATTACTCCGCCGGAAGCAGAAACCCAGACAGTATATCCGCCGCCTGGCTTTTCCTGTATCGAAACATTATCGCAATTCGAAATAGTACCTGGCCAGTTATTTGAAGTGCTGCCGTAACCCCAATATCGCCACTGGTTAGTAGAAGGATTGTAATTGACGAGTCCTCCATTTCCCCATGTTACCGAAACAACGGCAATCCACAACGACCCATCAGGAGCCATGGCAATTTCACGGCTGCGGCCACCCGGATGAACAGAATTGCCGGCGCCCCAAAATTCAAAAGAGTCTGGTCCAATGGAAGGATCAAATTTTAACAATCCCCGCCAGTGCGCCATCCAAAGCACCCCATTGGCATCTTCAACAATATCGCTGATGCGTGAAGCCCCCACATCATTAATGTCCCCTATAACAGGATAATCAATATTCGAGTAGTTAATCCATCGGTTTTCAGTTTGCACGTACTTAGCAAAACCACCTTCCTCCCACCCGGGAGTGTAGCCTGCAATGTATGGATTACCATCATGATCGATCCAAATGGCTTCCACATAATCGCCTTGTATGCCCGTGTTGCCGGTATTGTAATAGCGCCAGGAATATTGCTGCGACATCAGGGTTCCTGAGCACATGCTCAAAAAGATCGCCATTGACAGAAAATGTTGTTTCATAGTGACTACTTATAATTTTGATAAGATAACTTTAAGACCTGTAAATTAAGATACGATTAAAATTTTAAAAAGTATGATTTGATGCGTGGCCATTGGATTTGATTCTCACTTTATTAAGACCATTTTTTTAAATTCACGGAAATTATCAGTCTCTATTGAGTAAAAGTATGTTCCGCTTAATAGATTGCGGGCTATACCGGAATAACTGCTCGCATTGAATTCAACATTATGGGAACCAGCTGGTTTTTCTTCATTAACAAGTGTTGCTAACTCATTTCCAAGCACATCGTAAACTTTCAGTGTAACTAGGCCTGACACCGGCAATTGATAGCTGATCGTTGTGTTTTGATAAAAAGGATTTGGATAACTCTGCTCAAGGTTAAACTTTTCGGGAACTTCAAGTGATGATTCAGCAATCCCGGTAGGTAATGCCTGGGAATATTTTAAGACCGAATAATAAAACTGACCAACTGCATACAAACTCATATCACTACCCAGTGAAAGTCCCTTGCCAACGCCCGCATATAGATTTACGTCAGCAACCCATGGATTACTTCCATCAGAATCATACCTTACAGTTTCCAATCCATGATAAGTAGTTGAGCCGGAAACCATTCCTATATTTCCGGTAACATAAATTTCGTCCTGTGGTCCGATAAGAGTGAAGTTGGGGAATTCTTCCCATAGAGAATTTAGCTTAAATCTGTTGTACCAAAGGAGATTACCCTCCAGATCAAACTTTGCAGTGAGCCAACCTACGAAGAACTCACCCGGGAATGCACCAAATCCGGTGATGATTATATTTGATTGTGAGTCAATATTTAACAGTCTGCCATATTCGGCATTACCAAAGTCATAGAACTTTTGCCAAAGCAGATTACCAGAATAGTCGTATTTTATTAATCTGATATCATTGTTCGTTCCAGTGTTAACATCATAATATGAGCCCGTTACGAAAACTCCACCGCTACCATCAACCTTAATGCCTTGTCCGGCTGCTCCCGGTTCCTCCCGTACCCATTGACGTTCACCTTCACTATTGTACATTACGGTAATCAATCCTCCGCTATTACCAGTCCCGGTGATAACAAGGTTGCCGGATTGATCCAGGTCCATACCTGTTGGAGTATGAAATCCGCCATTTTGGTCAAATGTATCAAACCACAACTCGGTTCCGTCAGGAGCATATTTGATAGTAACAAAATCGTGGGTTGCTGTGTACTGCCAGTCTCTACCCGTAACAAAAATATTTCCTGAATTATCGATGATGGAACGGACTGTAAATGCCCAGGTTCCCGAAATCAATTTATCCCAAAGTAAGTTTCCGTTAGTGTCATACTTTAGGGTAAGAAGGCCAACCTGAACTGGGTTGCTGCTATACGAGCGAGGGAAGCCTGTCACAATAACATTTCCGGATGGGTCTACCGAAAGCCAGGTGGCGTTCACACCCAGGTCTGGTATCGAGTAAAATCTTTCCCAAATCAAATTACCGTTTGTGTCGAATTTGGTAGTTATAATTTTTGTATGATCACCTGCATGCCCTGTTACAACTATCTTATCATTCTGATCAATGCCTATCATAGTTCCAACCGGGAAACCATCGAAGTTATTTAACACCCATTCTGTTGTAACCTGCTGAGCATTAGTAAAATTAACGAAAAGAATCAGTATTATTAAGGCATTGAATATTTTCTTCATTTTAAAAATCTTTAATTAATTCAATTTTTACTTCAATAAAATCATTTTTCTGGTTTCAGAAAATGAAGTAGAAAGTCCGGTTTTGCTTTGCAAATCTGCGACAGACAATGTGTAAAAATAAATTCCACCTGCAAGCCCGGATGCATCAAAAGTGACTTGATATTCCCCGGCAGGTTTTGCTTCTTCAAGCAAAGAAGCAACTTCATTACCAACAATATCAAATACCTTAATCGAGACGAATGCTTGCGCAGAATTTGAAAAAGAAATTGTTGTTGTTGGTTTGAATGGATTTGGATAGTTCTGTGAAAGCCTGAAACCTGCTGGTATTTCTTTTTCATTACGAATGCTCGTAGTTCCGTCTTTAACTGTTAAAACGGCAATTCCTCTCCCCAGGCAGCTCATCCATAATTCGTAACCTCCGGTTATTTCCTTTACTTCAAGGTCTTTGATGTTGCTGTTAGGCAAACCGCCCCATTGTGGTAATCCACCAGGCGAAGACGGAAAAATTTCAACATTTTCTCCATCATACCATAATAAGCCTGATTCATTTGATGGGTACTCGGAATCATATAGCATCCAAAGGCGTCCGTCGGGCGTGATTGTTAAAGGACGTACATGCTCACCGGGAAATGGCCAGCCCTCATCGTACGACCAGGTTTGATATACACCAGTATTTGGGTCAAGACGGATCAAAGTGCTGCCGGTGCTTGTGAATTGCGACCAGGTTCCAACCCATACAATGCCATTATCTTCGATGGCTAATCCGGTAAACCAGGCAGCAGAACCAGGAAAATCCTCTATGGCACGCGTGAATGAAGTAATTCCATCAGTACGCAAAATCTCATTATCTGTCATTGCCCATATTGTTCCCGGCAAAATTGGATCAGTTATTATTTTACGCCCCCAACCAATGATAGGAACAGTAATCCATTCAGGCACACTTTCATCATAATATCTTACATTATAATACTCGCCAAGGCTCCACAATCTGCCTTGCGAGTCTTCGACAAAGCCTTTGGAGTCTGTCATCAAATCTTCCAGGGCTATGTAATTATTGCCGTCCCAGGCATGTATTCCATGAAAAGTCGGATTGAACACCACATCGTCATTTGATGGCCTGCTGTAAATGGCTTGGGTATTATCTGCCTGGTAAGGAAAAGGATAGCCCAAACCATAAGTAAAATCGTTAAAACCCGTCCATTTTTCACCATCAAATTTCTGAAAACCACCGACACCAGTTCCGGCATTTCCGGTAAACCATACATTTCCTTCATTATCAATAGAAAGGTCTTCAACAAAATAATCAATCTGTGATGTGTTTGTTATCCGGTAACGTTGCCAGCTTCCGGTTTCAGCATCGCGTCTTGCTGCACCTCCAACTCCACAAACCCATACATTTCCCTGATTATCCGCATCAATCGAAAGATTAAAATCACCCTGCCGCCAGGTTCCAAAGTTTTCCCAGGAAGTGCCGTCAAACATCCAGGATTCTCCGTTTGTGAGCACTAAAACAGCTTTCCCATTTCCAAAAGCCTTGAACGAATCAATGTAAAAACTAACATTTTCGTAAGGAGGCGTAGGATAAACCCACACGCCATCAGGTCGCTGGTATTCGAGGGTTTCCCAGTCACCATTGGATCGCATTCGAACTGCCCAGAAGTTTCCCACATCGTCAACACAGTCTTTTCCGGGTAATCCGGCCACATCTCCAATAGCTGAAGGCAAATAGTCGGTTGTTTGGTTTGTTGTGCTGTTATAAACGAAAACCTGCCCGTAATAAATATCTGCCGACCACACCAGATAACTGCCGTCTGGTTTAGGCTGCACCGCAATCCTTAAATTGGCTCCCGGCCAGTAAGTCCATTCGCCGCTTGAAGGTTTGTACCGAACAAGCCCGCCACTTGAAAACCAAACGGTGCTGTCAGGCGCTACATCAATGTCAGTAGTATAACCCATCAAGACAGAATTTGATGTTCCATAACTTTCGATCGATGAAACACCAACCTGTGGATCGAATTTAATTGCCCCGGTAAAATTTCCCATCCATAGGTTTTTATTAAAATCTTCGACGATGTCCAGTATTTGAACATCGCCATTGTCGAATGACCCTAAAACCGGGTAATCAACATTTGAATAGTTTACCCATTTGTTTGCGGTATGATCGAACTTTGTAAAGCCACCCTCGCCCCAGTTTCCGG contains these protein-coding regions:
- a CDS encoding helix-turn-helix transcriptional regulator translates to MEQTQELAQTIRMHRKAAKLSRVQLADLSGVGKTVIYDVEKGKESVRLVTLLKILKVLNIKIILKSPLMDNLQNAENEKS
- a CDS encoding T9SS type A sorting domain-containing protein; this encodes MKQHFLSMAIFLSMCSGTLMSQQYSWRYYNTGNTGIQGDYVEAIWIDHDGNPYIAGYTPGWEEGGFAKYVQTENRWINYSNIDYPVIGDINDVGASRISDIVEDANGVLWMAHWRGLLKFDPSIGPDSFEFWGAGNSVHPGGRSREIAMAPDGSLWIAVVSVTWGNGGLVNYNPSTNQWRYWGYGSTSNNWPGTISNCDNVSIQEKPGGGYTVWVSASGGVIAFDSNAQLFTLFTFDYNPGELVKSPGHNCVDDQNNLWMIRFNSIAPFYFLDYQTQNGQWQTPVQPPVSSVLNEIWAFKAYGNQNALLVDGNSEVWHFNGVSWTSKGAWKDGAYTYAVDLDDNGNIWTTGIGGAAKRDVLTGQWQRYRITNSSQIDYWVEDISIDAEGNVWMTGNGGPGVGGFQKFDGTRWIGYNELNYGLGFPFPFPTDNTEVIYSRPSNGHIVVNPMFNYLHAWNGTNYTSLNYPNDRSEGVVEDSQGRLWSIGEYYNLKYLSGNSWIDVPFLGWGANIGVDPTRPGTIWACSGYQALRTDGTYSFSKVVDDFSELNPQSDFLNTVVPLPDGYAWVGTNQGLAKVNANNGAYQFYSPSNSQIPGESITPLVVTPDGRLWFANFGSTTTSTYGLCWYDGTNFGIIPQTQTGGLPHAQIYDIEVKLVDDGYELWISCASRGIAVLYVVTTTVGVELAIAAVEPELFIENYPNPFTDFTSVNFSIAEPGLVHLAIYDINGKIIRDFGSQRYEAGASAVVWDGIDSRGLKVKPGVYVCRMTMGYKTKSIRIIAN
- a CDS encoding T9SS type A sorting domain-containing protein, producing MKKIFNALIILILFVNFTNAQQVTTEWVLNNFDGFPVGTMIGIDQNDKIVVTGHAGDHTKIITTKFDTNGNLIWERFYSIPDLGVNATWLSVDPSGNVIVTGFPRSYSSNPVQVGLLTLKYDTNGNLLWDKLISGTWAFTVRSIIDNSGNIFVTGRDWQYTATHDFVTIKYAPDGTELWFDTFDQNGGFHTPTGMDLDQSGNLVITGTGNSGGLITVMYNSEGERQWVREEPGAAGQGIKVDGSGGVFVTGSYYDVNTGTNNDIRLIKYDYSGNLLWQKFYDFGNAEYGRLLNIDSQSNIIITGFGAFPGEFFVGWLTAKFDLEGNLLWYNRFKLNSLWEEFPNFTLIGPQDEIYVTGNIGMVSGSTTYHGLETVRYDSDGSNPWVADVNLYAGVGKGLSLGSDMSLYAVGQFYYSVLKYSQALPTGIAESSLEVPEKFNLEQSYPNPFYQNTTISYQLPVSGLVTLKVYDVLGNELATLVNEEKPAGSHNVEFNASSYSGIARNLLSGTYFYSIETDNFREFKKMVLIK
- a CDS encoding T9SS type A sorting domain-containing protein, translating into MKSAALALLIFFPVLLFCQPSEYSWRYYRPGNTGLQGDQATALWIDGNGDPYIAANTGNWGEGGFTKFDHTANKWVNYSNVDYPVLGSFDNGDVQILDIVEDFNKNLWMGNFTGAIKFDPQVGVSSIESYGTSNSVLMGYTTDIDVAPDSTVWFSSGGLVRYKPSSGEWTYWPGANLRIAVQPKPDGSYLVWSADIYYGQVFVYNSTTNQTTDYLPSAIGDVAGLPGKDCVDDVGNFWAVRMRSNGDWETLEYQRPDGVWVYPTPPYENVSFYIDSFKAFGNGKAVLVLTNGESWMFDGTSWENFGTWRQGDFNLSIDADNQGNVWVCGVGGAARRDAETGSWQRYRITNTSQIDYFVEDLSIDNEGNVWFTGNAGTGVGGFQKFDGEKWTGFNDFTYGLGYPFPYQADNTQAIYSRPSNDDVVFNPTFHGIHAWDGNNYIALEDLMTDSKGFVEDSQGRLWSLGEYYNVRYYDESVPEWITVPIIGWGRKIITDPILPGTIWAMTDNEILRTDGITSFTRAIEDFPGSAAWFTGLAIEDNGIVWVGTWSQFTSTGSTLIRLDPNTGVYQTWSYDEGWPFPGEHVRPLTITPDGRLWMLYDSEYPSNESGLLWYDGENVEIFPSSPGGLPQWGGLPNSNIKDLEVKEITGGYELWMSCLGRGIAVLTVKDGTTSIRNEKEIPAGFRLSQNYPNPFKPTTTISFSNSAQAFVSIKVFDIVGNEVASLLEEAKPAGEYQVTFDASGLAGGIYFYTLSVADLQSKTGLSTSFSETRKMILLK